The genomic interval GTGATGGGCCTCGACGGCGCGACCGGGCGTTTCATCCCCATTCGTGCCGACGCCCCCCTGCCCGTCGCGCTCGCCGCCGGCCAGCGTCTCGCGATGAACGCGGACCCGGCGAAGGCCGCCTGATCATGGCAAGCCAGGCTCTCCCCGCCAGCTCCGCCAGCGGCTTCTCGCGCGATTTCGCGGCGTCGATCGTCGTGTTTCTCGTCGCGATGCCGCTGTGCATGGGCATCGCCATCGCATCGGGACTCCCGCCCGAAAAAGGCCTGATGACAGGCATCATCGGCGGAATCGTCGTCGGCGCGATCGCCGGTTCGCCGCTCCAGGTCAGCGGCCCCGCCGCGGGCCTCGCGGTGATCGTCTTCGAACTCGTCCGCACGCAGGGCGCCGGGGCGCTCGGCCCGATCCTGCTCATCGCGGGCGCGGTCCAGCTGATCGCCGGTGCGATGAAACTCGGCGGCTGGTTCCGCGCAATTTCGCCGGCGGTCGTGCACGGCATGCTCGCGGGCATCGGCGTGCTGATCGTCATCGGCCAGTTCCACGTCCTGTTCGACGCCAAGCCGCTCGCGAGCGGGCTGGAAAATATCGCCGCGATGCCCGGGCGCCTGCTCGGCCTCAACACGAGCAGCCCCGCCGGCGCCGAACTCGCGCTGCTGATCGCCGGCATCACGATCGGCGTCATGGTCGCGTGGGAAAAATGGCGCCCGGCCTCGATGCGTCTCGTCCCCGGCGCGCTGCTGGGCGTCGTCGCGGGTACGGTGGTTTCGCTCGTGCTGGGTATGAATGTCGCACGCGTCGAGGTGCCCGACTCGATCCTCGCCGCGATCACGCCGCCGACGGCCTTCGCGAGCTGGCTGACGCCCGAAATCATCGCCGCCGCCATCGCGGTCGCCTTCATCGCCAGCGCCGAGACTTTGCTGTCGGCGGCGGCGGTCGACAAGATGCACGACGGTCCGCGCAGCGATTTCAACAAGGAGCTGCGCGCGCAGGGCGTCGGCAACATGCTGTGCGGCGGCGCCGGCGCCTTGCCGATGACCGGCGTGATCGTCCGCAGCTCGGCGAACGTCCAGGCCGGCGCCGTGTCGCGGCGTTCGACGATCCTGCACGGCGTCTGGATCCTCGCCTTCGTCGCGCTGCTGCCGTCGGTGATGCGCGCGATGCCGATGGCGACACTCGGCGCGGTGCTCGTCGTCACCGGCTGGCGGCTGGTCAAGCTCGACCATGCGCGCGAATTGCTCAAGCATCACGGCGTGCTGCCCGTGCTCATCTGGGCGACGACGCTTGTGCTCGTGGTCGCGGTCGACCTCCTGAC from uncultured Sphingopyxis sp. carries:
- a CDS encoding SulP family inorganic anion transporter; its protein translation is MASQALPASSASGFSRDFAASIVVFLVAMPLCMGIAIASGLPPEKGLMTGIIGGIVVGAIAGSPLQVSGPAAGLAVIVFELVRTQGAGALGPILLIAGAVQLIAGAMKLGGWFRAISPAVVHGMLAGIGVLIVIGQFHVLFDAKPLASGLENIAAMPGRLLGLNTSSPAGAELALLIAGITIGVMVAWEKWRPASMRLVPGALLGVVAGTVVSLVLGMNVARVEVPDSILAAITPPTAFASWLTPEIIAAAIAVAFIASAETLLSAAAVDKMHDGPRSDFNKELRAQGVGNMLCGGAGALPMTGVIVRSSANVQAGAVSRRSTILHGVWILAFVALLPSVMRAMPMATLGAVLVVTGWRLVKLDHARELLKHHGVLPVLIWATTLVLVVAVDLLTGVIVGILFSLVELIPHVRRLRLEVDHSDDAEGTRLRLSGAATFVQLPKLEDTLGAIPRDKAVTIDCGQLSGLDHSCAELLRDWVERRKAHGSPTVLLGDDKRLRRLAAA